A single window of Anopheles moucheti chromosome 2, idAnoMoucSN_F20_07, whole genome shotgun sequence DNA harbors:
- the LOC128310227 gene encoding uncharacterized protein LOC128310227 isoform X1 — translation MVARAGRSRFFACLGLLIVMVGFVTMFHNSQQQLDELRQLGLRCEQQQKSVQAQMEVIVDQKLRLENSLESERMINEANRKELKQKAKEEKEEHSKTSMEANIRYASLQQQCNLVKSQLGDLTEECSRGRKQQSEEINSLRLKVSELQGKVQRYKQESANDAEHLKAQIVQLKSDKHNLEATLRQQLGEKDHVIEQMRDLATKMEKENAHYLEHCKLPAEQLPKQHHRYRDVLEALSRDDASKANAPVHNFNEQLSVSDDLYRIPVALRTRHFATPPGNLFGASFTTVSIGLSPSTFSPPFATNKRSSLGVGLPQASEEQEMRVIANPFEVVPRAVDAKRSERHSPETVPNTNPTIHPALDGGIINSVENFQIIPKPLPAEAAPEGAPANNVLQEPQLLKTSTSVSTGHKRSSDRNLQLPILAAPTVLPGPPSLEHSSKRTNNGADGGGGTLSGSSSSTTSTTTNASVRKAAGAAPNRSAGSAARKPLSNRHTKQVPVGIVPFPDIMPELEQNISENILDNRYANVAAAAAGGSTGVGRPIAEPGGGGGASSVGMSKKAFADKQRRHGSADLNFLNGGGANAADDNGAHEVQDTEMRAKRPAAIGADGERGADNGAPAEGDDDQLAMGNENNLNAAEEDTNLYDNANDAAAVGLGNKPQFGGGDRQHHLDYNDVMVPGHGIGRHIGSKRREGPAGAGGIDSKGVIIDRLGDKLINEIAHDHGKEGDNYPNEMEDLHLVGNEAEEEDVSDYDDPTALKQGHAERN, via the exons ATGGTGGCACGTGCGGGCCGAAGCCGTTTCTTTGCCTGCCTGGGGCTGCTGATTGTGATGGTTGGTTTTGTCACGATGTTCCACAACTCCCAGCAACAGCTGGACGAGTTGCGACAGCTCGGATTACGGTgcgaacagcagcagaaatCCGTCCAGGCGCAGATGGAAGTGATCGTCGATCAGAAGCTGCGTTTGGAGAATTCGCTCGAATCGGAACGTATGATCAACGAAGCCAATCGGAAAGAGTTGAAGCAGAAGGCAAAGGAGGAAAAGGAAGAACACAGCAAAACCTCGATGGAAGCGAACATACGGTACGCGTCCCTACAGCAACAGTGCAATCTGGTCAAAAGCCAGCTCGGTGACCTGACGGAAGAGTGCAGCCGGGGCAGGAAACAGCAATCGGAGGAGATCAATTCGCTTCGGCTAAAGGTGTCCGAGCTACAGGGAAAGGTACAACGGTACAAACAGGAATCAGCGAACGATGCAGAACATTTGAAG GCTCAAATAGTACAATTAAAGAGCGATAAGCACAACCTGGAGGCAACGTTACGCCAGCAACTCGGCGAAAAGGATCATGTGATTGAGCAAATGCGTGATTTGGCGACAaagatggaaaaagaaaatgcccATTACCTCGAGCATTGCAAGTTACCGGCGGAACAGCTTCCGAAGCAACATCACCGCTACCGGGACGTGCTGGAAGCGCTCTCCAGGGACGATGCATCGAAAGCGAACGCACCGGTGCACAATTTCAACGAGCAGCTATCCGTGAGTGATGACTTGTACCGCATACCGGTAGCGTTAAGAACCCGGCACTTTGCTACCCCACCGGGCAACCTTTTCGGTGCCAGCTTCACCACGGTATCTATCGGTCTATCGCCCTCAACCTTCTCTCCCCCTTTCGCCACTAACAAAAGGTCCAGCCTGGGTGTGGGGCTGCCGCAGGCCTCGGAAGAGCAAGAAATGCGCGTCATTGCAAATCCGTTCGAGGTCGTACCCCGGGCGGTCGATGCGAAGCGCAGCGAACGACACAGCCCGGAAACGGTGCCGAACACTAACCCCACGATACATCCGGCGCTCGATGGTGGTATCATTAATTCTGTGGAAAATTTTCAGATCATTCCAAAACCGCTGCCGGCGGAGGCCGCACCAGAAGGCGCACCAGCCAACAATGTGTTGCAGGAACCACAGCTGCTGAAGACTTCCACATCCGTATCGACTGGTCACAAACGATCATCGGACCGCAACCTGCAGCTTCCAATTTTGGCCGCACCAACCGTTCTACCCGGTCCACCATCGTTGGAACATTCTAGCAAGCGCACTAACAACGGTGCTGACGGTGGTGGAGGAACTCTgtccggcagcagcagcagcacaacctCAACTACCACCAACGCGTCGGTACGAAAGGCTGCTGGAGCGGCCCCGAACCGTTCGGCTGGATCAGCGGCAAGGAAACCACTGAGCAACCGGCACACGAAACAAGTGCCCGTTGGAATCGTTCCATTCCCCGACATTATGCCAGAACTGGAACAAAACATCAGCGAAAACATCCTAGACAATCGGTACGCCAATGTGGCCGCAGCTGCAGCCGGAGGATCGACCGGAGTTGGGCGGCCCATAGCAGaacctggtggtggtggtggagccAGTTCTGTTGGCATGTCGAAAAAAGCTTTCGCCGATAAACAACGCCGACATGGTAGCGCTGACTTGAACTTCCTGAACGGTGGTGGAGCTAATGCTGCGGATGATAATGGTGCGCATGAAGTGCAGGATACCGAAATGAGAGCAAAGCGCCCCGCCGCAATTGGTGCGGACGGCGAGCGAGGGGCAGACAATGGGGCACCGGCCGAGGGCGACGATGATCAGCTGGCGATGGGTAACGAAAACAATCTGAATGCGGCTGAGGAGGACACCAATCTGTACGATAACGCAAACGATGCCGCAGCAGTTGGTCTTGGAAACAAGCCACAGTTTGGTGGCGGTGACCGTCAACACCATCTAGATTACAATGATGTGATGGTACCTGGGCACGGTATCGGTCGACATATCGGATCGAAACGACGGGAAGGTCCCGCTGGTGCTGGTGGCATTGATAGCAAGGGCGTCATCATCGATCGTTTGGGCGATAAGCTTATCAACGAAATTGCCCACGATCACGGCAAGGAAGGCGATAATTATCCGAACGAAATGGAAGATCTGCATCTGGTTGGAAACGAAGCGGAAGAAGAGGACG TGAGCGATTATGATGATCCAACGGCACTGAAACAAGGACATGCCGAACGCAACTAA
- the LOC128310227 gene encoding uncharacterized protein LOC128310227 isoform X2 — MVARAGRSRFFACLGLLIVMVGFVTMFHNSQQQLDELRQLGLRCEQQQKSVQAQMEVIVDQKLRLENSLESERMINEANRKELKQKAKEEKEEHSKTSMEANIRYASLQQQCNLVKSQLGDLTEECSRGRKQQSEEINSLRLKVSELQGKVQRYKQESANDAEHLKAQIVQLKSDKHNLEATLRQQLGEKDHVIEQMRDLATKMEKENAHYLEHCKLPAEQLPKQHHRYRDVLEALSRDDASKANAPVHNFNEQLSIIPKPLPAEAAPEGAPANNVLQEPQLLKTSTSVSTGHKRSSDRNLQLPILAAPTVLPGPPSLEHSSKRTNNGADGGGGTLSGSSSSTTSTTTNASVRKAAGAAPNRSAGSAARKPLSNRHTKQVPVGIVPFPDIMPELEQNISENILDNRYANVAAAAAGGSTGVGRPIAEPGGGGGASSVGMSKKAFADKQRRHGSADLNFLNGGGANAADDNGAHEVQDTEMRAKRPAAIGADGERGADNGAPAEGDDDQLAMGNENNLNAAEEDTNLYDNANDAAAVGLGNKPQFGGGDRQHHLDYNDVMVPGHGIGRHIGSKRREGPAGAGGIDSKGVIIDRLGDKLINEIAHDHGKEGDNYPNEMEDLHLVGNEAEEEDVSDYDDPTALKQGHAERN, encoded by the exons ATGGTGGCACGTGCGGGCCGAAGCCGTTTCTTTGCCTGCCTGGGGCTGCTGATTGTGATGGTTGGTTTTGTCACGATGTTCCACAACTCCCAGCAACAGCTGGACGAGTTGCGACAGCTCGGATTACGGTgcgaacagcagcagaaatCCGTCCAGGCGCAGATGGAAGTGATCGTCGATCAGAAGCTGCGTTTGGAGAATTCGCTCGAATCGGAACGTATGATCAACGAAGCCAATCGGAAAGAGTTGAAGCAGAAGGCAAAGGAGGAAAAGGAAGAACACAGCAAAACCTCGATGGAAGCGAACATACGGTACGCGTCCCTACAGCAACAGTGCAATCTGGTCAAAAGCCAGCTCGGTGACCTGACGGAAGAGTGCAGCCGGGGCAGGAAACAGCAATCGGAGGAGATCAATTCGCTTCGGCTAAAGGTGTCCGAGCTACAGGGAAAGGTACAACGGTACAAACAGGAATCAGCGAACGATGCAGAACATTTGAAG GCTCAAATAGTACAATTAAAGAGCGATAAGCACAACCTGGAGGCAACGTTACGCCAGCAACTCGGCGAAAAGGATCATGTGATTGAGCAAATGCGTGATTTGGCGACAaagatggaaaaagaaaatgcccATTACCTCGAGCATTGCAAGTTACCGGCGGAACAGCTTCCGAAGCAACATCACCGCTACCGGGACGTGCTGGAAGCGCTCTCCAGGGACGATGCATCGAAAGCGAACGCACCGGTGCACAATTTCAACGAGCAGCTATCC ATCATTCCAAAACCGCTGCCGGCGGAGGCCGCACCAGAAGGCGCACCAGCCAACAATGTGTTGCAGGAACCACAGCTGCTGAAGACTTCCACATCCGTATCGACTGGTCACAAACGATCATCGGACCGCAACCTGCAGCTTCCAATTTTGGCCGCACCAACCGTTCTACCCGGTCCACCATCGTTGGAACATTCTAGCAAGCGCACTAACAACGGTGCTGACGGTGGTGGAGGAACTCTgtccggcagcagcagcagcacaacctCAACTACCACCAACGCGTCGGTACGAAAGGCTGCTGGAGCGGCCCCGAACCGTTCGGCTGGATCAGCGGCAAGGAAACCACTGAGCAACCGGCACACGAAACAAGTGCCCGTTGGAATCGTTCCATTCCCCGACATTATGCCAGAACTGGAACAAAACATCAGCGAAAACATCCTAGACAATCGGTACGCCAATGTGGCCGCAGCTGCAGCCGGAGGATCGACCGGAGTTGGGCGGCCCATAGCAGaacctggtggtggtggtggagccAGTTCTGTTGGCATGTCGAAAAAAGCTTTCGCCGATAAACAACGCCGACATGGTAGCGCTGACTTGAACTTCCTGAACGGTGGTGGAGCTAATGCTGCGGATGATAATGGTGCGCATGAAGTGCAGGATACCGAAATGAGAGCAAAGCGCCCCGCCGCAATTGGTGCGGACGGCGAGCGAGGGGCAGACAATGGGGCACCGGCCGAGGGCGACGATGATCAGCTGGCGATGGGTAACGAAAACAATCTGAATGCGGCTGAGGAGGACACCAATCTGTACGATAACGCAAACGATGCCGCAGCAGTTGGTCTTGGAAACAAGCCACAGTTTGGTGGCGGTGACCGTCAACACCATCTAGATTACAATGATGTGATGGTACCTGGGCACGGTATCGGTCGACATATCGGATCGAAACGACGGGAAGGTCCCGCTGGTGCTGGTGGCATTGATAGCAAGGGCGTCATCATCGATCGTTTGGGCGATAAGCTTATCAACGAAATTGCCCACGATCACGGCAAGGAAGGCGATAATTATCCGAACGAAATGGAAGATCTGCATCTGGTTGGAAACGAAGCGGAAGAAGAGGACG TGAGCGATTATGATGATCCAACGGCACTGAAACAAGGACATGCCGAACGCAACTAA
- the LOC128297771 gene encoding methionine-R-sulfoxide reductase B1 isoform X3, translating into MVGIISSGVCRATVTITSFLFREFLRKAKVNENSSSDKTDPHQTPLTMEKKEELVAKLTPLQYHVTQEAGTERPFTGKYNKFYEKGTYICVVCSQELFSSDTKYDSGCGWPAFNDVLDQGKVTLHKDPSIPGGNILLLITQPGRVRTEVRCSKCNAHMGHVFEDGPPPTRKRYCINSASIEFMAAGSERKDGSS; encoded by the exons ATGGTTGGAATTATTAGTTCCGGTGTGTGCCGTGCGACTGTCACCATCACGTCGTTTCTTTTTCGGGAGTTCCTGCGTAAAGCGAAAGTAAACG AAAACTCATCTAGCGACAAAACGGATCCACATCAAACCCCCTTAACaatggagaagaaagaagagcTAGTGGCAAAACTGACCCCACTGCAGTACCACGTCACGCAGGAAGCCGGCACAGAGCGACCGTTCACCGGGAAGTACAATAAGTTCTACGAAAAGGGTACCTACATCTGCGTCGTGTGCAGCCAAGAACTGTTTAGCTCGGACACGAAGTACGACTCTGGTTGTGGATGGCCGGCATTCAACGATGTACTCGATCAGGGCAAGGTGACACTGCACAAAGATCCCAGCATCCCCG GAGGTAATATCCTATTGTTGATCACACAACCAGGCCGCGTGAGGACGGAGGTTCGATGCTCGAAATGCAATGCACACATGGGACACGTGTTTGAGGATGGTCCACCGCCCACCCGTAAACGGTACTGTATCAATTCGGCTTCGATCGAATTTATGGCCGCCGGTTCCGAACGGAAAGATGGTTCGAGTTAG
- the LOC128297771 gene encoding methionine-R-sulfoxide reductase B1 isoform X1 produces MVGIISSGVCRATVTITSFLFREFLRKAKVNGTVHFSLAATAGGAVFRKHLERVAGFGSLVMGSSGSVVPRNVVWNSKRENSSSDKTDPHQTPLTMEKKEELVAKLTPLQYHVTQEAGTERPFTGKYNKFYEKGTYICVVCSQELFSSDTKYDSGCGWPAFNDVLDQGKVTLHKDPSIPGGNILLLITQPGRVRTEVRCSKCNAHMGHVFEDGPPPTRKRYCINSASIEFMAAGSERKDGSS; encoded by the exons ATGGTTGGAATTATTAGTTCCGGTGTGTGCCGTGCGACTGTCACCATCACGTCGTTTCTTTTTCGGGAGTTCCTGCGTAAAGCGAAAGTAAACGGTACGGTACACTTTTCGCTGGCAGCTACGGCAGGTGGTGCCGTCTTTCGCAAACATCTCGAACGTGTAGCCGGATTTGGGAGTTTAGTGATGGGTTCTAGTGGCAGTGTTGTTCCGAGGAACGTAGTCTGGAACTCGAAAAGAG AAAACTCATCTAGCGACAAAACGGATCCACATCAAACCCCCTTAACaatggagaagaaagaagagcTAGTGGCAAAACTGACCCCACTGCAGTACCACGTCACGCAGGAAGCCGGCACAGAGCGACCGTTCACCGGGAAGTACAATAAGTTCTACGAAAAGGGTACCTACATCTGCGTCGTGTGCAGCCAAGAACTGTTTAGCTCGGACACGAAGTACGACTCTGGTTGTGGATGGCCGGCATTCAACGATGTACTCGATCAGGGCAAGGTGACACTGCACAAAGATCCCAGCATCCCCG GAGGTAATATCCTATTGTTGATCACACAACCAGGCCGCGTGAGGACGGAGGTTCGATGCTCGAAATGCAATGCACACATGGGACACGTGTTTGAGGATGGTCCACCGCCCACCCGTAAACGGTACTGTATCAATTCGGCTTCGATCGAATTTATGGCCGCCGGTTCCGAACGGAAAGATGGTTCGAGTTAG
- the LOC128297771 gene encoding methionine-R-sulfoxide reductase B1 isoform X2, whose protein sequence is MVGIISSGVCRATVTITSFLFREFLRKAKVNGTVHFSLAATAGGAVFRKHLERVAGFGSLVMGSSGSVVPRNVVWNSKRENSSSDKTDPHQTPLTMEKKEELVAKLTPLQYHVTQEAGTERPFTGKYNKFYEKGTYICVVCSQELFSSDTKYDSGCGWPAFNDVLDQGKVTLHKDPSIPGRVRTEVRCSKCNAHMGHVFEDGPPPTRKRYCINSASIEFMAAGSERKDGSS, encoded by the exons ATGGTTGGAATTATTAGTTCCGGTGTGTGCCGTGCGACTGTCACCATCACGTCGTTTCTTTTTCGGGAGTTCCTGCGTAAAGCGAAAGTAAACGGTACGGTACACTTTTCGCTGGCAGCTACGGCAGGTGGTGCCGTCTTTCGCAAACATCTCGAACGTGTAGCCGGATTTGGGAGTTTAGTGATGGGTTCTAGTGGCAGTGTTGTTCCGAGGAACGTAGTCTGGAACTCGAAAAGAG AAAACTCATCTAGCGACAAAACGGATCCACATCAAACCCCCTTAACaatggagaagaaagaagagcTAGTGGCAAAACTGACCCCACTGCAGTACCACGTCACGCAGGAAGCCGGCACAGAGCGACCGTTCACCGGGAAGTACAATAAGTTCTACGAAAAGGGTACCTACATCTGCGTCGTGTGCAGCCAAGAACTGTTTAGCTCGGACACGAAGTACGACTCTGGTTGTGGATGGCCGGCATTCAACGATGTACTCGATCAGGGCAAGGTGACACTGCACAAAGATCCCAGCATCCCCG GCCGCGTGAGGACGGAGGTTCGATGCTCGAAATGCAATGCACACATGGGACACGTGTTTGAGGATGGTCCACCGCCCACCCGTAAACGGTACTGTATCAATTCGGCTTCGATCGAATTTATGGCCGCCGGTTCCGAACGGAAAGATGGTTCGAGTTAG
- the LOC128297771 gene encoding methionine-R-sulfoxide reductase B1 isoform X4: MEKKEELVAKLTPLQYHVTQEAGTERPFTGKYNKFYEKGTYICVVCSQELFSSDTKYDSGCGWPAFNDVLDQGKVTLHKDPSIPGGNILLLITQPGRVRTEVRCSKCNAHMGHVFEDGPPPTRKRYCINSASIEFMAAGSERKDGSS, from the exons atggagaagaaagaagagcTAGTGGCAAAACTGACCCCACTGCAGTACCACGTCACGCAGGAAGCCGGCACAGAGCGACCGTTCACCGGGAAGTACAATAAGTTCTACGAAAAGGGTACCTACATCTGCGTCGTGTGCAGCCAAGAACTGTTTAGCTCGGACACGAAGTACGACTCTGGTTGTGGATGGCCGGCATTCAACGATGTACTCGATCAGGGCAAGGTGACACTGCACAAAGATCCCAGCATCCCCG GAGGTAATATCCTATTGTTGATCACACAACCAGGCCGCGTGAGGACGGAGGTTCGATGCTCGAAATGCAATGCACACATGGGACACGTGTTTGAGGATGGTCCACCGCCCACCCGTAAACGGTACTGTATCAATTCGGCTTCGATCGAATTTATGGCCGCCGGTTCCGAACGGAAAGATGGTTCGAGTTAG
- the LOC128297769 gene encoding structural maintenance of chromosomes protein 6, producing MNETRKRTHYPNGSGHTSLAKRHRSDDGNINSTAAEFGAAAGTSVESPEMLRNGKVLKIVLKNFMCHRHLAVEFNKRANLLVGKNGSGKSAILAALTIGLGCNAGQTNRCNSLKDLIKHGESQAVIEIHLENTCFDAYEYDRFGSRIICERTILASGGGTYKLKNEHGHVVTTSRAELLKVLLAFNIQVDNPICVLNQDLARSLLKDSDEGKQYTFFSKATQIDSIKQKLNDCATIAKQARNVLLVKEKSLQYLTSEIEVLEEKKQNLESAGRLGEVMKELQAHLAWRNVLDQEALLATVDDELKKLRSSIEEQEHRISNRESLVADTERMIESYRIDIEGKKTEYVALKEAYTAVRAALQDDLTKQAAVERCMRNNTERIARLQGDINQIEQDLKQRENGGLSQVEAKKKQVDSEKAQLHERNAELASIIKNTQREVDMMHDAVANLKDVREEKHHERLAKQNEASRIDKQLEQFESAPRSKLAVYGANMPALDARIRQLHQQGKFSELPRGPLGQYIEVRDKKWSGIVETALGGCLSAFFVSTQDDFRTLDALLKREFPDLQKRTIFTGRFVKELYDVRQGCVQEQDGTHLLMNLIKVNDPVVMNRLIDSASIDTILVSEHQSTAIQLTSELENVPRHLSKVIVAEPCSEFFPQPKYRSYGLQQKPPRYLQVSMDELKRQTQKRKEQLQREVTELNGAFEKENERLQEMLVKLQNQQQRKDKLQRELLKNEQQLQQLEAMVFEGEMEEATLKAELEDLQSTIHKLESDIKAEGTKLDKIRETVKLEEKTTLRKKREMAAIEEEIARIQGRVDEEQKKRHDLRTNHKVKRQALERAMENMRERQQTRVALNGSVEEARQEALDKSERPANEETIGSMEQLKKKIHTTDKRIRQVNATHDKLEDVQEELENKIRERDEVVQYSTALGNITSLMNDIRKSRYNYLRHLTSHMSLRVKHKFMRIMQIRNYVGTIRFDQEQCTLALSVVPRDSNIQNAVSTTKSLSGGERSYATVAFLISLWSCVDTPFFFLDEYDVFTDQVNRHTITRLLLNEANKKPDRQFCFLTPQDMSDVKATEHLTIHRMEDPQRC from the exons ATGAACGAAACACGAAAACGAACACACTATCCGAACGGTTCTGGACACACATCGCTGGCCAAACGGCATCGGTCAGATGATGGTAATATCAATTCCACAGCGGCAGAATTCGGC GCGGCTGCTGGGACATCGGTGGAATCACCCGAGATGCTACGCAATGGAAAGGTGCTAAAGATTGTGCTAAAGAATTTCATGTGTCACCGACATTTGGCGGTAGAGTTTAACAAGCGTGCCAATCTGTTAGTCGGTAAGAATGGGAGCGGAAAGAGTGCCATACTTGCGGCCTTGACAATCGGACTCGGTTGCAACGCAGGACAAACGAACCGGTGCAACAGTTTGAAAGATTTGATTAAGCACGGCGAATCGCAGGCTGTGATCGAGATCCATCTCGAAAATACATGCTTTGACGCGTACGAATACGATCGCTTCGGATCGCGGATCATTTGCGAGCGCACCATACTGGCGTCTGGTGGAGGAACGTATAAGCTGAAGAACGAACATGGACACGTGGTAACGACGAGTCGTGCCGAGTTGCTGAAGGTATTGCTGGCGTTCAATATACAGGTCGACAATCCTATCTGCGTGCTGAACCAAGATTTGGCCCGCTCGCTACTGAAAGATTCGGACGAGGGCAAACAATACACGTTCTTCTCGAAGGCGACCCAGATCGATAGCATCAAGCAGAAGCTGAACGATTGCGCTACGATCGCGAAACAGGCCCGCAACGTGCTGTTGGTGAAGGAGAAGAGCTTACAGTATCTGACCAGTGAGATTGAGGTGTTGGAGGAGAAGAAGCAAAATCTCGAATCGGCCGGAAGGTTGGGCGAAGTGATGAAGGAGCTGCAGGCCCATCTGGCCTGGCGCAATGTGCTCGATCAGGAAGCACTATTGGCGACGGTGGATGACGAGCTGAAAAAGTTACGATCGTCGATCGAAGAGCAGGAACATCGCATCAGCAACCGTGAATCGCTGGTCGCCGATACGGAGCGAATGATTGAATCGTATCGGATTGATATCGAGGGTAAGAAGACCGAGTACGTTGCGCTAAAGGAAGCGTACACGGCCGTCAGAGCTGCGCTACAGGACGATTTGACGAAACAGGCTGCTGTTGAACGGTGCATGAGGAATAACACGGAACGTATCGCAAGGCTGCAGGGAGATATAAATCAAATCGAACAGGATTTGAAGCAACGGGAGAATGG TGGGCTCAGCCAGgtagaagcaaaaaagaaacaggtgGACTCGGAAAAGGCGCAACTTCACGAGCGCAACGCAGAGCTAGCGTCGATAATCAAAAATACGCAGCGCGAGGTGGACATGATGCACGACGCGGTCGCAAACTTGAAGGATGTGCGGGAAGAGAAGCATCACGAACGGTtagcaaagcaaaacgaagCGTCCCGCATTGACAAGCAGCTGGAGCAGTTCGAATCGGCCCCGCGCAGTAAGCTGGCAGTGTACGGTGCCAACATGCCCGCACTGGACGCCCGTATCCGGCAGCTGCACCAGCAGGGCAAATTTTCCGAACTGCCGCGCGGGCCGCTGGGCCAGTACATTGAGGTGCGGGACAAAAAGTGGAGCGGTATTGTCGAGACCGCACTCGGCGGATGTCTGTCGGCGTTCTTTGTGTCGACGCAGGACGACTTTCGCACGCTGGATGCGTTGCTGAAGCGCGAGTTTCCCGACCTGCAGAAACGGACCATTTTCACCGGACGGTTCGTGAAAGAGCTGTACGATGTGCGCCAGGGGTGCGTGCAGGAGCAGGACGGAACACATTTGCTGATGAACCTGATAAAGGTAAACGATCCGGTCGTGATGAATCGGTTGATCGACAGTGCCTCGATCGATACGATACTCGTATCGGAACATCAGAGCACGGCGATACAGTTGACGAGTGAGCTCGAGAACGTGCCGCGCCATCTGAGCAAGGTGATCGTGGCTGAACCCTGCTCCGAGTTCTTTCCCCAGCCGAAATATCGATCTTACGGGTTGCAGCAGAAACCACCTCGCTATCTGCAGGTCAGCATGGACGAGCTGAAGCGCCAGACACAGAAGCGCAAGGAACAGCTGCAACGGGAGGTGACGGAACTGAACGGGGCGTTCGAAAAAGAGAACGAACGGTTGCAGGAGATGTTGGTGAAGCTGCAGAATCAGCAGCAGCGCAAAGATAAGTTGCAGCGTGAGTTGCTAAAGAacgagcagcagctgcagcagcttgAAGCCATGGTATTCGAGGGCGAAATGGAGGAGGCAACTCTGAAAGCGGAATTGGAAGATTTGCAATCGACGATCCACAAGCTGGAGAGTGATATAAAGGCGGAAGGAACTAAGCTGGACAAGATACGCGAAACGGTCAAGCTGGAGGAGAAGACAACGCTTCGCAAGAAGCGGGAAATGGCTGCAATAGAGGAGGAAATAGCACGCATCCAGGGCCGTGTCGATGAGGAGCAAAAGAAACGGCACGATCTGCGGACGAACCACAAGGTGAAGCGGCAGGCACTGGAACGTGCCATGGAAAACATGCGCGAACGACAGCAAACGCGTGTAGCGCTTAATGGATCGGTGGAAGAAGCGCGACAGGAAGCACTCGATAAGAGCGAACGACCCGCCAACGAAGAAACGATCGGATCGATGGAACAGctcaaaaagaaaattcatacTACCGATAAACGTATTAG GCAGGTGAATGCAACTCACGACAAGCTAGAGGACGTGCAGGAGGAACTGGAAAACAAGATACGCGAACGGGATGAAGTAGTCCAATATTCAACGGCACTCGGCAACATAACGTCGCTCATGAACGATATACGCAAATCGCGCTACAACTACTTACGCCATCTAACATCGCACATGTCGCTACGTGTGAAACATAAGTTTATG CGAATAATGCAGATTCGGAACTACGTTGGCACGATTCGGTTCGATCAGGAACAGTGTACGCTCGCGCTTTCGGTGGTGCCGCGGGACAGCAACATCCAGAATGCCGTATCGACCACCAAatcgctgtctggcggtgaACGTTCGTACGCCACCGTTGCGTTTTTGATTTCGCTCTGGTCGTGCGTGGACACGCCATTCTTTTTCCTGGACGAGTACGACGTGTTTACGGATCAAGTTAACCGGCACACAATCACGCGCCTGCTGCTCaacgaagcgaacaaaaaaccgGACCGTCAGTTCTGTTTTCTTACACCGCAGGATATGAGCGACGTGAAGGCGACGGAACATCTCACTATTCatcg AATGGAAGATCCACAACGCTGCTGA